One window of Perca flavescens isolate YP-PL-M2 chromosome 6, PFLA_1.0, whole genome shotgun sequence genomic DNA carries:
- the LOC114557064 gene encoding uncharacterized protein LOC114557064, with the protein MVKQGAVLCFGGRTSKTNLQAVCRSRRSFNPKMATQEEFFSGIPKIPYLPSAGPGDVMCFKHYNAEEVLMGRKMEDWLRFSVCYWHSFCGTGADPFGSPTLHRPWNEGTPMESAKKRLRAAFEFFTKLGVKYYTFHDRDMAPEGSTLEESNRNLNELTDLALQLQNQTGIKVLWVTCNLFAHPRYMNGAATNPDCHVLAYAGAQVKKGLDTAKKLGAENFVFWGGREGFLSIHNTDVAAELKHMANFFNMAVKYKEKIGLKCQFLIEPKPKEPCKHQYDYDAMSVMGFLKHYGLENDFKLNIEPNHTTLAGHSYEHDVVMASAFGMLGSVDANTGSPDLGWDTDQFPMDIRNTTLVMKTIVEQGGLQPGGLNFDAKVRRESTDLEDLFISHIGAMDSFARGLRNAVCIIEDGLLAGMVKERYSSYSHGIGKKVEEGSASFEEMEAFIKQNGEPKVTSGKQEKHECIFNRYI; encoded by the exons ATGGTTAAGCAGGGAGCTGTACTCTGCTTTGGAGGACGGACGTCGAAGACAAACTTGCAGGCTGTTTGCAGGAGCCGTAGAAGTTTTAATCCAAAAATGGCAACACAGGAGGAATTCTTCTCGG GCATTCCGAAGATCCCATACTTACCGAGTGCTGGGCCTGGAGATGTCATGTGCTTCAAACACTACAATGCAGAAGAG GTGCTGATGGGGAGGAAGATGGAGGACTGGCTGAGGTTTTCAGTCTGCTATTGGCACTCCTTCTGTGGCACTG GAGCTGATCCTTTTGGGTCTCCGACCCTCCACCGGCCCTGGAATGAAGGAACTCCTATGGAATCAGCCAAGAAGCGACTGCGGGCTGCTTTTGAGTTTTTCACCAAGCTTGGT GTGAAATACTACACATTTCATGACAG GGATATGGCTCCTGAGGGCTCCACTCTGGAGGAGTCCAACAGGAATCTGAATGAATTAACAGACCTGGCTCTCCAGCTGCAGAACCAGACTGGAATCAAGGTGCTGTGGGTCACCTGCAATCTCTTTGCCCACCCAAG GTATATGAATGGTGCAGCCACCAACCCTGACTGTCATGTTCTGGCCTATGCTGGCGCTCAGGTTAAGAAGGGACTTGATACTGCCAAGAAGCTGGGTGCAGAAAATTTTG TGTTTTGGGGAGGAAGGGAAGGCTTCCTTTCCATCCACAATACTGATGTTGCTGCTGAACTGAAGCACATGGCCAACTTCTTCAACATGGCTGTCA AGTACAAAGAGAAGATTGGGTTGAAGTGCCAGTTTCTTATTGAACCTAAGCCTAAGGAGCCCTGCAAGCACCAGTATGACTATG ATGCAATGAGTGTCATGGGATTCCTTAAGCATTATGGTCTGGAGAATGACTTTAAGTTGAACATTGAGCCCAACCACACCACCCTGGCAGGACACTCTTACGAACATGATGTTGTCATGGCTTCTGC CTTTGGCATGCTGGGTTCAGTTGACGCAAACACCGGCTCTCCAgacctgggctgggacacagaCCAGTTCCCCATGGACATCAGGAACACCACCTTGGTCATGAAG ACCATCGTTGAACAAGGTGGTCTGCAGCCAGGAGGCCTGAACTTTGATGCTAAGGTGCGCCGGGAGTCCACAGACCTGGAGGACCTGTTCATCTCTCACATCGGAGCCATGGACTCCTTCGCAAGAGGACTCAGAAATGCTGTTTGCATTATTGAGGACGGGCTCCTCGCTGGTATGGTGAAG GAGCGATACTCAAGCTACAGTCATGGCATTGGAAAGAAAGTGGAGGAAGGTTCCGCCTCCTTTGAGGAAATGGAG